One Brachybacterium kimchii genomic window carries:
- a CDS encoding APC family permease, translating to MAGLVVPDPSPTPPEATLAELKKSLGLPSLIALGVAGVVGSSWIYTSSSFFADLGAGGMIIGLLIGAALAACVALAYGEMTSAVPRAGGEVVWGYTSLGRSAGFATGWFHIGAYISSLAFYVTAFGTLLAKYVPAMDAIPLYSVGGAPVTLPVLAAGLALTLVIFGLNWFGVSLGAQIQVVLFGAMLLIGAALVIGALVVGSPANLWPMWTSEQPPVASTLRMVVPGITYVVGFSLVAVLAEESSLSPRRVGRAVVATVGCAAAFYTAVLLATAYVGPWEDVAGMDLGTIDAFTAAGLPLLGLGAFLIAVLGLITSFLGLFVASSRVVLALARSRLLPHGLAKVDERSGVPRRALLFILVVTVLLGLLGPGAIIWFLDAGGVFLGVVWFLVVLAKYRLPRVYPGLDRTYRARPAFLPAVGALGAVLVIVFTLVPVPGVEMSLQWPQEYLILAAWVVLGAVLFVLTPRPTDPKRAFDEMVGSLAGTLRQARRD from the coding sequence ATGGCCGGACTCGTCGTCCCCGACCCGTCCCCGACTCCCCCGGAGGCCACCTTGGCTGAACTGAAGAAGTCCCTCGGCCTGCCCTCGCTGATCGCGCTCGGCGTCGCCGGGGTCGTCGGCTCCAGCTGGATCTACACCTCCTCCTCGTTCTTCGCGGACCTCGGTGCGGGCGGCATGATCATCGGCCTGCTGATCGGCGCGGCCCTCGCCGCCTGCGTGGCCCTCGCCTACGGCGAGATGACCAGCGCCGTGCCCCGCGCGGGCGGCGAGGTCGTGTGGGGGTACACCTCGCTCGGACGCTCGGCGGGCTTCGCGACCGGCTGGTTCCACATCGGCGCCTACATCTCCTCCCTCGCCTTCTACGTCACCGCGTTCGGGACGCTGCTGGCGAAGTACGTCCCGGCGATGGACGCGATCCCCCTGTACTCGGTGGGCGGCGCGCCCGTGACGCTGCCCGTGCTCGCCGCGGGTCTCGCCCTGACCCTGGTGATCTTCGGGCTCAACTGGTTCGGGGTCTCGCTCGGCGCGCAGATCCAGGTGGTGCTGTTCGGGGCGATGCTGCTGATCGGCGCGGCGCTCGTCATCGGCGCTCTCGTGGTCGGGTCCCCCGCGAACCTGTGGCCGATGTGGACCTCGGAGCAGCCGCCGGTCGCCTCGACCCTGCGGATGGTGGTCCCCGGCATCACCTACGTGGTCGGCTTCTCCCTGGTGGCCGTGCTCGCCGAGGAGTCGAGCCTGTCCCCGCGGCGCGTGGGCCGCGCGGTCGTCGCCACGGTCGGCTGCGCCGCCGCGTTCTACACCGCGGTGCTGCTCGCGACGGCGTACGTGGGCCCGTGGGAGGACGTCGCCGGCATGGACCTCGGGACGATCGACGCCTTCACCGCGGCCGGGCTGCCGCTGCTGGGGCTCGGCGCCTTCCTCATCGCCGTGCTGGGCCTGATCACGAGCTTCCTGGGGCTGTTCGTCGCCTCCAGCCGCGTGGTGCTCGCGCTCGCCCGCTCGCGTCTGCTCCCCCACGGCCTCGCGAAGGTCGACGAGCGCTCGGGCGTGCCCCGGCGGGCGCTGCTGTTCATCCTCGTGGTCACCGTGCTGCTCGGCCTGCTGGGTCCGGGCGCGATCATCTGGTTCCTCGACGCCGGCGGCGTGTTCCTGGGCGTCGTGTGGTTCCTCGTGGTGCTCGCGAAGTACCGTCTGCCGCGCGTCTACCCGGGGCTCGACCGCACCTACCGGGCCCGGCCCGCGTTCCTCCCGGCCGTCGGCGCGCTCGGCGCCGTGCTCGTCATCGTCTTCACCCTGGTGCCCGTGCCGGGCGTCGAGATGTCCCTGCAATGGCCGCAGGAGTATCTGATCCTCGCCGCCTGGGTGGTGCTGGGCGCGGTCCTGTTCGTCCTCACCCCGCGGCCGACGGACCCCAAGCGGGCGTTCGACGAGATGGTCGGCTCTCTCGCGGGGACCCTTCGGCAGGCGAGGCGGGACTGA
- a CDS encoding glycoside hydrolase family 3 C-terminal domain-containing protein — MTQSTPSDPQNTPSDPRNPSARSADPSADVSALSQEEKIALTGGADFWHLHDAPSLGLGQIQVSDGPHGLRQQSGAADNLGLNDSVEATCFPPAVGLASTWSRSSAAAVAGAIAEEALAGGVSVVLGPGMNIKRSPLCGRNFEYLSEDPHLSGELATAFVDGMQERGVGTSVKHFALNNQETDRMRVDVDVDERTMHEIYLRAFRTVVTRAQPWTVMCSYNSVDGTPVARNRRLLTEILREQWGFEGLVVSDWGAVEDRPASVQAGLDLQMPADPFGEQDLREAVARGDVDQEALDRAAGKAVALLRRALAAADPDAAYDAESHHRIAVEAARRALVLLENDGTLPLAEPGDSAGTVAGAGAGADAEGLVVIGDFAQTPRYQGAGSSHVNPTRLTDALGAIRAIAGEDVPFARGFVPGAADGETDAAPSSESLRAEAVELARGARTAVLFLGLGEDVESEGFDRTDIELPAAQLQLLEEVREVAERVVVVLSNGSVVRLPEALRGVNALLEGWLLGQGGGEATADILFGRANPSGRLAETIPLRLQDTPSYLHFPGEDSHVRYGEGLFVGYRGFDAVDAEVAYPFGHGLSFTTFAQSDLVVTASAGGGIEVEVTVENTGDRAGREIVQAYVSVPDSRVTRAPRELKGFAEVELAPGESRRVGISIPAEDLQYWSPAAGGWVVESGTYRVGVGASSRDLRAAADVEIAGDEPRPVMTMTSTPLEIRALPGGEKALGSLLGDSGLFADPEMLKMAEQIPVGRFTGLGGFSREQLQEMLDRVNKG; from the coding sequence ATGACCCAGAGCACCCCCTCCGACCCCCAGAACACGCCCTCCGACCCCCGGAACCCCTCCGCCCGGTCTGCCGACCCGTCGGCCGATGTCTCCGCGCTCAGCCAGGAGGAGAAGATCGCCCTCACCGGCGGAGCCGACTTCTGGCACCTCCACGACGCCCCCTCCCTGGGCCTCGGGCAGATCCAGGTGAGCGACGGACCGCACGGACTGCGTCAGCAGTCCGGCGCGGCCGACAACCTGGGGCTCAACGACTCCGTCGAGGCCACCTGCTTCCCGCCCGCCGTCGGCCTCGCCTCGACCTGGAGCCGCTCGAGCGCGGCCGCCGTCGCCGGGGCGATCGCCGAGGAGGCCCTCGCCGGCGGTGTCTCCGTGGTGCTGGGCCCGGGCATGAACATCAAGCGCTCGCCGCTGTGCGGACGCAACTTCGAGTACCTCTCCGAGGATCCGCACCTGTCGGGCGAGCTCGCGACCGCCTTCGTGGACGGCATGCAGGAGCGCGGCGTCGGCACCTCGGTGAAGCACTTCGCGCTGAACAACCAGGAGACCGACCGCATGCGCGTGGACGTCGACGTGGACGAGCGCACCATGCACGAGATCTACCTGCGCGCCTTCCGCACGGTGGTCACGCGGGCCCAGCCGTGGACCGTCATGTGCTCCTACAACAGCGTGGACGGCACCCCGGTCGCCCGGAACCGCCGCCTGCTCACCGAGATCCTGCGCGAGCAGTGGGGCTTCGAGGGGCTCGTGGTCTCCGACTGGGGAGCGGTCGAGGACCGTCCCGCGTCCGTGCAGGCGGGCCTGGACCTGCAGATGCCCGCAGACCCCTTCGGCGAGCAGGACCTGCGCGAGGCCGTCGCGCGCGGTGACGTGGACCAGGAGGCCCTGGACCGCGCCGCCGGGAAGGCTGTCGCACTGCTGCGCCGCGCGCTCGCCGCGGCCGACCCCGACGCGGCCTACGACGCCGAGTCGCACCATCGCATCGCCGTCGAGGCGGCCCGCCGCGCGCTCGTGCTCCTCGAGAACGACGGCACGCTGCCCCTCGCCGAGCCGGGGGACAGCGCGGGCACGGTGGCCGGCGCAGGGGCAGGGGCCGACGCCGAGGGACTCGTGGTCATCGGCGACTTCGCGCAGACCCCGCGCTACCAGGGGGCCGGCTCCTCGCACGTGAACCCGACCCGGCTCACCGACGCGCTCGGCGCGATCCGGGCGATCGCCGGCGAGGACGTGCCGTTCGCCCGCGGCTTCGTCCCGGGCGCGGCCGACGGGGAGACGGACGCTGCCCCGAGCTCCGAATCCCTGCGCGCCGAGGCCGTCGAGCTCGCGCGCGGCGCCCGCACCGCCGTGCTCTTCCTGGGCCTCGGGGAGGACGTCGAGTCCGAGGGCTTCGACCGCACCGACATCGAGCTGCCCGCAGCCCAGCTGCAGCTCCTCGAGGAGGTCCGGGAGGTCGCCGAGCGCGTGGTCGTTGTCCTCTCGAACGGCTCCGTGGTGCGCCTGCCCGAGGCGCTGCGCGGCGTCAACGCCCTGCTCGAGGGCTGGCTGCTGGGCCAGGGCGGCGGCGAGGCCACGGCCGACATCCTCTTCGGCCGCGCGAACCCCTCGGGCCGCCTCGCCGAGACCATCCCCCTGCGCCTCCAGGACACCCCCTCGTACCTGCATTTCCCGGGCGAGGACTCGCACGTGCGCTACGGCGAGGGCCTGTTCGTGGGATACCGCGGCTTCGACGCCGTGGACGCGGAGGTCGCCTATCCCTTCGGCCACGGCCTCAGCTTCACGACCTTCGCGCAGAGCGATCTGGTGGTGACCGCCTCGGCCGGGGGCGGCATCGAGGTCGAGGTGACGGTCGAGAACACCGGCGACCGCGCGGGCCGCGAGATCGTCCAGGCCTACGTCTCCGTGCCGGACTCCCGCGTGACCCGCGCCCCGCGCGAGCTCAAGGGCTTCGCCGAGGTCGAGCTCGCGCCCGGTGAGTCCCGGCGCGTGGGGATCTCGATCCCCGCGGAGGACCTGCAGTACTGGAGTCCCGCGGCCGGCGGCTGGGTCGTCGAGAGCGGCACCTACCGCGTCGGGGTGGGGGCCTCGAGCCGGGATCTGCGTGCGGCGGCCGACGTCGAGATCGCGGGCGACGAGCCCCGCCCGGTGATGACGATGACCTCGACGCCGCTCGAGATCCGTGCGCTTCCCGGTGGAGAGAAGGCGCTCGGCTCGCTGCTCGGCGACAGCGGGCTGTTCGCGGACCCCGAGATGCTGAAGATGGCCGAGCAGATCCCCGTCGGCCGCTTCACCGGCCTCGGCGGGTTCAGCCGCGAGCAGCTCCAGGAGATGCTCGACCGCGTGAACAAGGGCTGA
- a CDS encoding sugar phosphate isomerase/epimerase family protein, translating to MPHGVIADISQQPAALRAGADHLEPTVVGGLVVEASPGVWRAAEVAPVEPIGSCAVLVPSTLRVSDPSVPLAAVRAYLTTALDAVAAIARPGAKVVLGSGAARTIGPDVLREEGEARFAEVLRLASELAEQRDLEIILEPLRREETDLIHTIAEAARFLDAHGLEHMRVVADLFHVQHEGESLSTVEAHASRVGHIHVADSGRTPPGRGDWPIAAFLEALRRGGCTADVTIECSWDDLSEELPAALAVVRAADPLSPASPAEGSPRESRPSRRTPAWGPSAAG from the coding sequence GTGCCCCACGGAGTCATCGCAGACATCTCCCAGCAGCCCGCGGCCCTGCGCGCCGGGGCCGACCACCTCGAGCCGACGGTCGTCGGCGGGCTCGTCGTCGAGGCCTCTCCCGGGGTCTGGCGCGCCGCGGAGGTCGCCCCCGTGGAGCCCATCGGCTCGTGCGCCGTGCTGGTGCCCTCGACCCTGCGGGTCTCCGATCCCTCGGTGCCGCTCGCAGCCGTCCGCGCATACCTCACCACGGCGCTCGACGCCGTCGCGGCGATCGCCCGACCCGGCGCGAAGGTGGTGCTGGGCAGCGGCGCCGCCCGCACGATCGGGCCCGACGTGCTGCGAGAGGAGGGCGAGGCGCGCTTCGCGGAGGTCCTCCGCCTCGCGTCGGAGCTCGCGGAGCAGCGGGACCTCGAGATCATCCTCGAGCCCCTCCGCCGGGAGGAGACCGACCTGATCCACACGATCGCCGAGGCCGCCCGCTTCCTCGACGCTCACGGCCTCGAACACATGCGCGTCGTCGCCGACCTCTTCCACGTACAGCACGAGGGCGAATCGCTGTCCACGGTCGAGGCCCACGCCTCCCGGGTGGGCCACATCCACGTCGCCGACAGCGGCCGCACCCCGCCGGGGCGGGGCGATTGGCCGATCGCCGCGTTCCTCGAGGCCCTGCGCCGCGGAGGCTGCACGGCCGACGTGACGATCGAGTGCTCGTGGGACGACCTCTCCGAGGAGCTGCCGGCCGCGCTCGCCGTGGTGCGCGCGGCCGATCCCCTCAGTCCCGCCTCGCCTGCCGAAGGGTCCCCGCGAGAGAGCCGACCATCTCGTCGAACGCCCGCTTGGGGTCCGTCGGCCGCGGGGTGA
- a CDS encoding alpha/beta hydrolase: MARRMRDLGDAAGWEEVDEEVRTAWDAPYGEAEEWAVGTLDREVPGPHGPVPVRVYTPQGPSFSARPLLVWCHGGAFMHGDLEMPEADQVARGVAGRADAVVVSVDYRLCDEPPELGGNPARSVGGSRGGVHAPVPGDDVCAVVHWARESADELGADPLRIALGGASAGGNLAAAASLRLTEEGIPLAASLLMYPVAHASLPEPTAEEEAALAVTPPVLRFPPETMQIMRAAYVGGDPEQAGATVFPAFASAERLAALPRTYIESDEFDDLRVSSRAYADQLAQADVDVEHVVRRGVCHGHLNRVGLREAGESMDRMAQIMREL; encoded by the coding sequence ATGGCACGGCGCATGCGCGACCTCGGCGACGCGGCCGGCTGGGAGGAGGTGGACGAGGAGGTCCGCACCGCCTGGGACGCCCCCTACGGCGAGGCGGAGGAATGGGCGGTCGGGACGCTCGATCGTGAGGTCCCGGGACCGCACGGTCCCGTGCCGGTGCGCGTCTACACCCCGCAGGGGCCGTCGTTCTCGGCGCGCCCGCTGCTGGTGTGGTGCCACGGCGGGGCCTTCATGCACGGCGACCTCGAGATGCCCGAGGCCGATCAGGTCGCGCGCGGCGTCGCCGGCAGGGCCGACGCCGTCGTGGTGTCCGTCGACTACCGCCTGTGCGACGAGCCCCCGGAGCTGGGCGGGAACCCCGCGCGCAGCGTCGGCGGATCGCGGGGCGGGGTGCATGCCCCCGTGCCCGGCGACGACGTGTGCGCCGTGGTGCACTGGGCCCGCGAGAGCGCCGACGAGCTCGGCGCCGACCCGCTGAGGATCGCCCTGGGCGGTGCGAGCGCGGGCGGCAACCTCGCGGCCGCCGCGTCCCTGCGCCTCACCGAGGAGGGCATCCCGCTCGCCGCCTCCCTGCTCATGTACCCCGTCGCCCACGCCTCGCTCCCGGAACCCACGGCCGAGGAGGAGGCGGCGCTCGCCGTCACCCCGCCCGTGCTGCGCTTCCCGCCGGAGACGATGCAGATCATGCGCGCCGCCTATGTGGGCGGGGACCCCGAGCAGGCCGGTGCCACCGTGTTCCCCGCCTTCGCCTCCGCCGAGCGCCTCGCGGCCCTTCCCCGCACGTACATCGAGTCCGACGAGTTCGACGACCTGCGGGTCAGCTCCCGCGCCTACGCCGACCAGCTCGCGCAGGCCGACGTCGACGTCGAGCACGTGGTGCGCCGCGGCGTCTGCCACGGGCATCTGAACCGCGTGGGCCTGCGCGAGGCGGGCGAGTCGATGGACCGGATGGCCCAGATCATGCGGGAGCTGTGA
- a CDS encoding carbohydrate ABC transporter permease: MTTDHAPSITGTAPSATRARDHSLRRRKRTSNALVLAFLIVASVIMAAPFLWMAVSSIRDPTELAQVPMPLIPKDLRLENYSEALGRAPFATYARNSLILATAAAALNVVFASACGYALAKLRFRLAPAVFGWMVACIMIPFYATVIPVFLMVRHMPLFGGNTLMGVGGTGWIDTWWALIVPGAVSPFMVFLFRQFYVSTPSELIEAARLDGVSEFGIFTRIITPLIRPGLLTVALLSFEAGWNNFLWPLLVTTSDELRVIQVGIASFRQEASTDWHLLMAGTTLAAVPMIVLFLIFQRYFVQGFASSGIK, from the coding sequence ATGACGACTGATCACGCCCCGAGCATCACCGGCACCGCCCCGTCCGCGACGCGCGCACGGGACCACAGCCTGCGACGCCGCAAACGCACGTCGAACGCGCTGGTCCTGGCGTTCCTCATCGTCGCCTCGGTGATCATGGCCGCGCCGTTCCTGTGGATGGCGGTCTCCTCGATCCGCGACCCCACGGAGCTCGCCCAGGTGCCGATGCCGCTGATCCCGAAGGATCTGCGGCTCGAGAACTACAGCGAGGCGCTGGGCCGGGCGCCGTTCGCGACCTATGCGCGCAACAGCCTGATCCTCGCGACCGCGGCCGCGGCGCTCAACGTGGTCTTCGCGTCCGCATGCGGGTACGCCCTGGCCAAGCTGAGGTTCCGTCTCGCGCCGGCCGTGTTCGGCTGGATGGTCGCGTGCATCATGATCCCGTTCTACGCGACGGTGATCCCGGTCTTCCTCATGGTGCGCCACATGCCGCTGTTCGGCGGGAACACCCTCATGGGCGTGGGCGGGACGGGCTGGATCGACACCTGGTGGGCGCTCATCGTCCCCGGTGCCGTCTCCCCGTTCATGGTGTTCCTCTTCCGCCAGTTCTACGTCTCCACGCCGTCAGAGCTCATCGAGGCCGCTCGGCTGGACGGGGTGAGCGAGTTCGGGATCTTCACGCGGATCATCACCCCGCTGATCCGGCCCGGGCTGCTGACCGTGGCCCTGCTGAGCTTCGAGGCGGGATGGAACAACTTCCTGTGGCCGCTGCTGGTGACGACCTCCGACGAGCTGCGCGTCATCCAGGTCGGGATCGCCTCCTTCCGGCAGGAGGCATCGACGGACTGGCACCTGCTGATGGCGGGGACGACGCTCGCTGCGGTGCCGATGATCGTGCTGTTCCTGATCTTCCAGAGGTACTTCGTGCAGGGCTTCGCCTCGTCGGGGATCAAGTGA
- a CDS encoding dienelactone hydrolase family protein, translating to MTQTTQAPPSDPDEAARARLRALLGCDRPGALAPAAGLVPGESAAVQVAPEGRDPFPALLLRPAPGRGSGAAVVLVPGHGAGMHALVGEGDGYHGAIARRLVDRGVTVLVPEMISFGQRRTPPAPGAAPYGPAESSCAVDAARHLLHGSPVLGARVADASAAVSALRAQPGVDPDRVGVVGGSGGGAVALLLAALDLRIPAALVANFFSSFASSIAAIPHCPCNVVPGLLPALEMAEIAALVAPRALILEAGEADPLFPIAAARASFARLEQHRERSRDAGSGARLVTTDAGHRLVGEESVDLLLDALG from the coding sequence ATGACGCAGACGACGCAGGCACCGCCCTCGGATCCGGACGAGGCCGCGCGCGCCCGTCTCCGCGCCCTGCTCGGCTGCGATCGCCCGGGCGCGCTCGCCCCCGCGGCGGGCCTGGTTCCCGGCGAATCCGCGGCCGTGCAGGTGGCCCCCGAGGGCAGGGACCCGTTCCCCGCGCTCCTGCTTCGCCCCGCGCCCGGGCGCGGGAGCGGAGCTGCCGTCGTGCTCGTCCCCGGACACGGGGCGGGGATGCACGCGCTCGTCGGCGAGGGCGACGGGTACCACGGGGCGATCGCCCGGCGTCTCGTCGACCGGGGCGTCACGGTGCTCGTGCCGGAGATGATCTCCTTCGGACAGCGGCGCACGCCGCCCGCGCCGGGCGCCGCGCCGTATGGCCCCGCCGAGAGCAGCTGCGCGGTCGACGCCGCCCGGCATCTCCTGCACGGCAGCCCCGTGCTCGGTGCACGGGTCGCGGACGCCTCGGCCGCGGTCTCGGCCCTGCGGGCGCAGCCCGGCGTCGACCCGGACCGGGTCGGGGTCGTCGGCGGCTCCGGCGGGGGTGCCGTCGCGCTGCTCCTCGCGGCGCTCGACCTCCGCATCCCCGCGGCCCTGGTCGCGAACTTCTTCTCATCCTTCGCCTCGAGCATCGCCGCGATCCCGCACTGCCCCTGCAATGTCGTGCCGGGCCTGCTGCCTGCCTTGGAGATGGCGGAGATCGCCGCGCTCGTCGCGCCGCGGGCGCTGATCCTCGAAGCGGGGGAGGCGGACCCGCTGTTCCCGATCGCCGCCGCCCGGGCCTCGTTCGCGCGGCTCGAGCAGCACCGGGAGCGATCCCGCGACGCCGGCAGCGGAGCTCGGCTCGTGACCACCGATGCAGGTCATCGCCTCGTGGGGGAGGAGTCCGTCGATCTCCTCCTGGACGCGCTGGGCTGA
- a CDS encoding carbohydrate ABC transporter permease produces the protein MTTTAPTASTGRTAPAASPPAPETRRRRSVRTAEKRWGLLLAAPATLHTLIWIGAPIVVAIVLSFTAYDIIHAPEFSGLENYATIFTDGLFWLSVLHNVIIAAVGIPISMFLALVFATMLNRALPGRGVFRVMIFLPHITATVAVAMIWLWIYSPSQSGLMNVVLGLVGIKPLPFLTNPDLALGSVILVTIWQGIGLKMLIYLAALQGVDEQMYEAADLDGANFVQKFFRITVPMLKPATFFILVTSLISNFQTFDLIYILTEGGPANSTSVVTYRIYQTAFQEFRVGLANAQSVILLLILVVLAFLSRRIVGGTDDD, from the coding sequence ATGACGACCACCGCCCCCACCGCGTCCACGGGCCGCACGGCCCCCGCCGCGAGTCCCCCTGCACCCGAGACGCGGCGACGCCGCTCCGTGCGCACCGCCGAGAAGCGCTGGGGGCTGCTGCTCGCGGCACCGGCGACGCTGCACACGCTGATCTGGATCGGAGCGCCGATCGTCGTCGCGATCGTCCTCAGCTTCACCGCGTACGACATCATCCACGCCCCGGAGTTCTCCGGGCTCGAGAACTACGCGACGATCTTCACCGACGGATTGTTCTGGCTCTCCGTGCTGCACAACGTGATCATCGCCGCCGTCGGGATCCCCATCTCGATGTTCCTCGCGCTCGTGTTCGCCACGATGCTCAACCGGGCCCTGCCGGGCCGCGGCGTGTTCCGGGTGATGATCTTCCTGCCCCACATCACCGCCACCGTCGCCGTCGCGATGATCTGGCTGTGGATCTACAGCCCGTCGCAGAGCGGCCTGATGAACGTGGTGCTGGGCCTGGTCGGGATCAAGCCGCTGCCCTTCCTCACCAATCCCGATCTGGCGCTGGGCAGCGTCATCCTGGTGACGATCTGGCAGGGCATCGGGCTGAAGATGCTCATCTACCTGGCGGCGCTGCAGGGCGTGGACGAGCAGATGTACGAGGCGGCGGACCTGGACGGCGCGAACTTCGTGCAGAAGTTCTTCCGCATCACCGTGCCGATGCTGAAGCCGGCGACCTTCTTCATCCTGGTCACCTCGCTGATCTCGAACTTCCAGACCTTCGACCTCATCTACATCCTCACCGAGGGCGGTCCCGCGAACTCGACCTCCGTGGTCACCTACCGCATCTACCAGACGGCATTCCAGGAGTTCCGCGTGGGGCTCGCCAACGCCCAGTCGGTGATCCTGCTGCTGATCCTGGTGGTGCTCGCGTTCCTGTCCCGCCGCATCGTCGGAGGCACCGATGACGACTGA
- a CDS encoding hydroxyacid dehydrogenase, protein MKVLLAMPDGLQHRMFDRDQLERLAALADVDVERTAPDLSALDDAELAAVDVLLTGWGSPLVDAAALARMPRLRAIVHTAGTIRLVVSEAVWEHGDIVVTSATEANAVPVAEFALAQILLAGKRTLAQAARHREVRDRRREPPVSDRVGNFRSVVGLVGASRIGRLVAEHLRRFDLEVLISDPIVSAEEIAALGGRKVELDELFARSDVVSLHAPDVPSTQGMVTARLLASMPEGATFLNTARPALVDRDALRAELLSGRISSVLDVDDDLPADDPLWDVPTVLITPHIAGSQGNELRRMGESALEEVRRLAAGEPPRFPVDPQRLAVSA, encoded by the coding sequence ATGAAAGTCCTGCTCGCGATGCCCGATGGGCTGCAGCACCGCATGTTCGACCGCGACCAGCTGGAGCGCCTGGCCGCGCTCGCGGACGTCGACGTCGAGCGCACCGCGCCCGATCTCTCCGCCCTCGACGATGCCGAGCTCGCTGCCGTCGACGTGCTCCTCACCGGCTGGGGCTCGCCGCTCGTCGACGCGGCGGCGCTCGCGCGCATGCCGCGCCTGCGCGCGATCGTGCACACCGCCGGCACCATCCGCCTCGTCGTCTCCGAGGCCGTGTGGGAGCACGGCGACATCGTCGTCACCTCCGCGACCGAGGCGAACGCCGTGCCCGTCGCCGAGTTCGCGCTCGCGCAGATCCTCCTGGCCGGCAAGCGCACGCTGGCGCAGGCGGCCCGGCATCGGGAGGTGCGCGATCGGCGCCGGGAGCCTCCGGTGAGCGACCGCGTGGGGAACTTCCGTTCCGTCGTGGGCCTCGTAGGCGCCTCGCGCATCGGCCGCCTCGTCGCCGAGCATCTGCGTCGCTTCGACCTCGAAGTGCTCATCAGCGACCCCATCGTGAGCGCCGAGGAGATCGCGGCGCTGGGCGGACGCAAGGTCGAGCTCGACGAGCTGTTCGCGCGCAGCGACGTGGTGAGTCTCCACGCCCCGGACGTCCCCTCCACCCAGGGCATGGTCACGGCACGGCTGCTCGCCTCGATGCCCGAGGGGGCGACGTTCCTGAACACGGCGCGGCCCGCCCTCGTGGATCGCGACGCGCTGCGCGCCGAGCTGCTCAGCGGACGGATCAGCTCCGTGCTCGACGTCGACGACGACCTCCCGGCCGACGACCCGCTGTGGGATGTGCCGACGGTGCTGATCACCCCGCACATCGCCGGTTCGCAGGGCAACGAGCTGCGCCGCATGGGCGAGTCCGCGCTCGAGGAGGTGCGCCGCCTCGCTGCGGGCGAGCCGCCGCGATTCCCCGTGGATCCGCAACGGCTCGCCGTCAGCGCCTGA
- a CDS encoding extracellular solute-binding protein, whose amino-acid sequence MSLTRRTLLAASGAGAVAVGGAACGSGGAMDPSVPLDIDVADADLSGSIALLTPDFVGDDRAVLDDDVIAPFAKRTGVDVSVDQVDWNKLNEKISTGIAGGIIADVIMTGVGWTQPFAEKGIFAEIPADFIEGLGYDESVLVSTRYDGRYYSLPQALDLRFIGFHPELLEKRGIDSPPESLDELAQAAEELTGDGVVGLDFLSGSAGSARQAFVFLLYAFGGTMFSDDGMAPRLHEEPGRLALQWMLDCMDTGAIDYSIQAAEGQPSPFQQKTAAMSLVSTGNWPTWQTMTPDLCEKGAVGTFLLPSGVDADPVMFQGGTFISISSLSKNKDAAAAFMKHMLDPDILGKASAATGKVPPTPDIPETDGIRSNLLMTFGLDNLPYAGATEGGSAAYMEVRGNLDGIVETCLTGRATVDQTLADMKKLCDGAISRI is encoded by the coding sequence ATGTCCCTCACCCGCCGCACCCTGCTCGCCGCCTCCGGCGCCGGTGCCGTCGCCGTCGGCGGCGCCGCCTGCGGATCCGGCGGGGCGATGGATCCCTCCGTGCCCCTGGACATCGACGTCGCCGACGCCGACCTCTCCGGGTCGATCGCCCTGCTCACCCCGGATTTCGTGGGCGATGACCGCGCAGTGCTCGACGACGACGTCATCGCTCCCTTCGCGAAGCGGACCGGCGTCGACGTCTCCGTCGACCAGGTCGACTGGAACAAGCTCAACGAGAAGATCTCCACCGGCATCGCCGGCGGCATCATCGCGGACGTCATCATGACCGGGGTCGGCTGGACCCAGCCCTTCGCCGAGAAGGGCATCTTCGCCGAGATCCCCGCCGACTTCATCGAGGGCCTCGGGTACGACGAGAGCGTGCTCGTGTCCACCCGCTACGACGGCCGGTACTACTCCCTCCCGCAGGCCCTGGACCTGCGCTTCATCGGCTTCCATCCCGAGCTGCTCGAGAAGAGGGGCATCGACTCCCCGCCCGAGTCGCTCGACGAGCTCGCCCAGGCGGCCGAGGAGCTCACGGGCGACGGCGTGGTGGGCCTGGACTTCCTCTCCGGAAGCGCCGGCAGCGCACGGCAGGCCTTCGTGTTCCTCCTCTACGCCTTCGGCGGCACCATGTTCAGCGACGACGGGATGGCGCCCCGGCTGCACGAGGAGCCCGGACGGCTCGCGCTGCAGTGGATGCTCGACTGCATGGACACCGGCGCGATCGACTACTCGATCCAGGCCGCGGAGGGGCAGCCCTCGCCGTTCCAGCAGAAGACGGCCGCCATGTCGCTGGTCTCGACCGGGAACTGGCCCACCTGGCAGACGATGACCCCGGACCTGTGCGAGAAGGGCGCGGTGGGGACGTTCCTGCTCCCCAGCGGCGTCGACGCCGACCCGGTGATGTTCCAGGGCGGCACCTTCATCTCGATCTCGAGCCTGTCGAAGAACAAGGACGCCGCGGCCGCGTTCATGAAGCACATGCTCGACCCCGACATCCTCGGCAAGGCGAGCGCCGCGACCGGCAAGGTGCCGCCCACGCCCGACATCCCCGAGACCGACGGCATCCGCAGCAATCTGCTGATGACCTTCGGCCTCGACAACCTCCCCTACGCGGGGGCGACCGAGGGCGGCTCCGCCGCCTACATGGAGGTCAGGGGAAATCTCGACGGCATCGTCGAGACCTGCCTGACCGGCAGGGCCACGGTCGACCAGACCCTGGCCGACATGAAGAAGCTGTGCGACGGCGCGATCAGCAGGATCTGA